A stretch of the Bacillus licheniformis DSM 13 = ATCC 14580 genome encodes the following:
- the mmsA gene encoding multiple monosaccharide ABC transporter ATP-binding protein, translating to MSDCILEMRGITKEFPGVKALDNVHLRVKAGEIHALCGENGAGKSTLMKVLSGVYPYGAYTGDILYKGEVCQFKNIKQSEEAGIVIIHQELALVPQLSIAENLFLGNEQASRGVINWRKTKLETLELMKKVGLQESPDTLVSQIGVGKQQLVEIAKALAKKVQLLILDEPTAALNEADSENLLQLLLELKKQGISSIMISHKLNEVTKVADSITVLRDGQTIETLDVQSGQLTENRIIRGMVGRELQNRYPDRSAEIGDVIFEVKDWTVHHPLQQDRKVVNMAAFSVKRGEIAGIAGLMGSGRTELAMSIFGRSYGKNISGTIEKDGRELYINHPEDAIKNGIVYVTEDRKGNGLILKDSIKENITLSKLDKVSSRLVMDERREQHEAEDFRRKLNIKTPDISQRTGNLSGGNQQKVMLSKWIFAEPDVLILDEPTRGIDVGAKYEIYGVINQLAEAGKAVIMISSELPELLGMCDRIYTMCEGEITAEFSKEEADQEKLMKYMTIRMKRGGEAYADTGANG from the coding sequence GGGCAAGTCGACTTTGATGAAGGTGCTGAGCGGCGTCTATCCGTACGGTGCGTATACGGGCGACATTTTATATAAAGGGGAAGTATGCCAATTCAAAAATATTAAGCAAAGCGAGGAAGCGGGGATCGTCATCATCCACCAGGAGCTGGCGCTCGTCCCCCAGCTTTCCATTGCGGAAAATCTTTTTTTGGGCAATGAACAGGCCAGCCGCGGCGTCATCAATTGGCGAAAGACAAAGCTGGAAACGCTCGAATTAATGAAAAAAGTCGGGCTTCAAGAATCTCCGGATACGCTTGTTTCCCAAATCGGCGTCGGAAAGCAGCAGCTTGTTGAAATCGCCAAAGCTTTGGCAAAAAAAGTGCAGCTCTTGATTTTGGATGAACCGACGGCGGCTTTAAATGAAGCTGACAGCGAGAATCTGCTGCAGCTCTTGCTCGAACTGAAAAAACAGGGAATCTCTTCGATTATGATTTCCCATAAATTAAATGAAGTTACGAAAGTCGCAGATTCGATTACCGTGCTCCGGGACGGACAGACGATCGAAACGCTTGATGTTCAAAGCGGGCAATTGACTGAAAACCGGATCATCAGAGGCATGGTCGGCAGGGAGCTGCAAAACCGCTACCCTGACAGAAGCGCCGAGATCGGCGACGTCATCTTTGAAGTGAAGGATTGGACAGTTCACCATCCTCTTCAACAGGACCGCAAAGTGGTAAACATGGCGGCGTTTTCCGTGAAAAGAGGCGAGATCGCAGGAATTGCCGGACTGATGGGCTCCGGAAGGACGGAGCTGGCGATGAGCATTTTTGGAAGATCATATGGGAAAAACATTTCCGGCACAATCGAAAAAGACGGGCGGGAGCTTTACATCAACCACCCTGAAGATGCCATTAAAAACGGCATCGTCTATGTGACGGAGGACAGGAAAGGAAACGGTTTGATTCTGAAGGACAGCATTAAAGAAAACATTACGCTGTCGAAACTGGATAAGGTGTCGAGCCGATTGGTGATGGACGAGCGGCGCGAACAACATGAAGCGGAGGATTTTCGCCGGAAATTAAACATCAAGACGCCCGATATCAGCCAGCGGACCGGAAATTTAAGCGGAGGCAACCAGCAGAAGGTCATGCTGAGCAAGTGGATTTTCGCGGAGCCTGACGTTTTAATCCTGGATGAACCGACGCGCGGCATCGATGTCGGCGCCAAATACGAAATCTACGGCGTCATCAATCAGCTTGCCGAAGCGGGTAAAGCGGTTATCATGATCTCTTCGGAGCTTCCCGAGCTGCTGGGGATGTGCGACAGAATCTATACGATGTGTGAGGGGGAAATCACCGCCGAATTTTCCAAAGAAGAAGCCGATCAGGAGAAGCTGATGAAATATATGACCATCCGCATGAAGAGAGGGGGAGAAGCGTATGCAGACACCGGTGCAAACGGATAA
- the mmsB gene encoding multiple monosaccharide ABC transporter permease, producing MQTPVQTDKDRAQPGYFQLFRDMYKQNIRKYSMVIALVFIMLLFQILTDGILLRPLNITNLILQNSYILILAIGMMLVIITGHIDLSVGSVAAFVGAVSAMMIIENDMPLFAAVVLSLLLGAAIGAWQGFWIAYVKIPAFIVTLAGMLLFRGLTMIVLEGKSIAPFPVSFQKMASGFIPDWLNGGTFHLTTIVAGAGVSILYLVYQLQQRNMQKKFQFDLQGKGLFTVKVFFIIAIINLFTYILATYEGIPLILITLFVLIAGYTFVMKKTVIGRRIYAIGGNEKAAELSGIKTKRLTFMVFVNMGVLAALSGLIFAARLNAATPKAGNLFELDAIAACFIGGASAYGGIGTIGGAIIGGLVMGVMNNGMSLLGLGIDWQQAIKGLVLLIAVAFDIYNKNKTS from the coding sequence ATGCAGACACCGGTGCAAACGGATAAAGACCGCGCTCAGCCCGGCTACTTTCAGCTGTTTCGCGATATGTATAAGCAGAATATCCGGAAATACAGCATGGTCATTGCGCTCGTGTTTATTATGCTGCTGTTTCAAATATTGACAGACGGAATTTTGCTGAGACCGCTGAACATTACGAACCTGATTTTGCAAAACAGCTACATTCTCATTTTAGCGATTGGGATGATGCTCGTCATCATCACGGGACACATTGATCTATCAGTCGGTTCAGTCGCCGCTTTTGTCGGCGCCGTCTCCGCGATGATGATCATTGAAAACGATATGCCGCTGTTTGCGGCGGTCGTCCTGTCGTTGCTTCTGGGAGCGGCAATCGGCGCCTGGCAGGGTTTTTGGATCGCTTATGTCAAGATTCCGGCCTTCATCGTGACGCTGGCGGGAATGCTTTTGTTCAGAGGGCTCACGATGATCGTGCTGGAGGGGAAATCGATCGCTCCGTTTCCTGTGTCCTTCCAAAAAATGGCGTCCGGTTTTATTCCGGACTGGCTGAACGGAGGCACGTTCCATTTGACGACGATTGTCGCCGGAGCGGGTGTGTCGATTCTTTATCTCGTATATCAGCTTCAGCAGAGAAACATGCAGAAGAAATTCCAATTTGACTTGCAGGGAAAAGGTCTGTTTACAGTTAAGGTGTTTTTTATCATCGCCATTATCAACCTTTTTACCTACATTCTCGCGACTTATGAAGGTATACCTCTCATTTTGATCACATTGTTCGTCTTAATCGCCGGGTATACATTCGTTATGAAAAAAACCGTCATCGGGCGGAGAATCTACGCGATCGGCGGCAATGAAAAAGCAGCCGAGCTTTCAGGAATCAAAACAAAACGGCTCACCTTTATGGTCTTCGTCAATATGGGCGTCTTAGCAGCCCTTTCAGGCTTGATTTTTGCCGCCCGTCTAAACGCGGCCACTCCGAAAGCAGGAAACCTGTTTGAACTTGACGCCATTGCGGCCTGCTTCATCGGCGGGGCTTCGGCTTACGGCGGTATCGGCACGATCGGCGGGGCCATCATCGGCGGTCTTGTCATGGGAGTCATGAACAACGGTATGTCGCTGCTCGGCCTGGGCATCGACTGGCAGCAGGCGATAAAAGGCCTCGTCCTTCTGATTGCCGTTGCATTTGATATTTACAATAAGAATAAAACTTCTTAA
- a CDS encoding MFS transporter → MKRKIHYAWIIVFVTFLTLLAVQGVRLSFGAFIQPWEEEFSMDRGTISLISMLSFIVYGVSQPVIGRLVDRFGPRIILSLSTLLVGLSIFFTYLVTSPWQLFILYGIIVSLGVGGASNVASTVIVTNWFNEKRGLAFGIMEAGFGAGQMLLVPGSLMMIHWFNWKVTVIVLGLFLAVIVFPIVILLLRNHPSEKNVQPIGGAQGGEIKEEPDAQPKKIPYKAVFLKRTFWFLVLPFFICGFTTTGLMDTHLIPFSHDHGFSTEVTSAAVSLLAGFNIIGILISGVVADRWSSRKILCFLYAVRALSLVILLSSHNSMLLLCFAVLFGLVDFATVAPTQMLATQYFRQYSVGFILGWLFLSHQIGSALGAYLPGVWYSQTGNYNLSFYLSIVILAVASILNILLPEPKKINPTLNQEGRSVQQ, encoded by the coding sequence ATGAAACGGAAAATACACTACGCCTGGATTATCGTTTTTGTGACGTTTTTGACGCTTTTGGCCGTTCAAGGAGTGCGCCTTTCTTTCGGAGCCTTTATTCAGCCTTGGGAAGAGGAATTTTCAATGGACAGGGGCACGATTTCGCTTATTTCCATGCTGAGCTTCATTGTATATGGCGTGTCCCAGCCGGTGATCGGCAGGCTTGTCGACCGCTTCGGACCGCGGATCATTTTATCCCTCAGCACGCTTCTGGTCGGCTTGAGCATCTTTTTTACATATCTCGTGACTTCTCCGTGGCAGCTGTTTATTTTGTATGGCATCATCGTTTCTCTCGGCGTCGGCGGTGCGTCGAATGTCGCGTCGACCGTGATCGTGACCAATTGGTTCAATGAGAAGCGCGGGCTTGCATTCGGCATCATGGAAGCGGGATTCGGTGCGGGACAGATGCTGCTTGTCCCTGGATCGCTCATGATGATCCACTGGTTTAACTGGAAAGTGACCGTCATTGTTCTGGGATTGTTTTTAGCCGTTATTGTATTTCCGATCGTCATCTTGTTATTGCGGAACCATCCTTCGGAAAAGAATGTACAGCCGATCGGCGGCGCTCAGGGCGGCGAGATAAAAGAAGAGCCGGACGCCCAGCCGAAAAAGATTCCATACAAAGCCGTTTTTCTCAAAAGAACGTTTTGGTTCCTCGTCTTGCCGTTTTTCATTTGCGGATTTACAACAACGGGGTTAATGGATACCCATCTTATCCCTTTTTCGCATGACCACGGGTTTTCGACCGAAGTAACAAGCGCCGCTGTCAGCCTGCTGGCCGGGTTTAACATCATCGGCATTTTGATTTCCGGCGTCGTCGCTGACCGCTGGAGCAGCCGGAAAATTTTGTGCTTTTTATATGCCGTAAGGGCGCTGTCGCTTGTCATTCTGTTGTCGAGCCACAACTCGATGCTCCTGCTTTGCTTCGCGGTTTTGTTCGGTTTGGTCGACTTTGCGACCGTCGCCCCGACGCAAATGCTGGCAACCCAGTATTTCAGGCAGTATTCCGTCGGGTTCATTCTCGGCTGGCTATTCCTCAGCCACCAGATCGGTTCGGCGCTCGGGGCTTATTTGCCGGGCGTCTGGTACAGCCAAACAGGCAACTATAACCTGTCTTTCTACCTTTCAATCGTTATTTTGGCGGTAGCAAGCATTTTGAACATCCTGCTGCCGGAACCTAAAAAAATAAATCCAACACTGAATCAGGAAGGGCGTTCCGTCCAGCAATAA
- a CDS encoding bifunctional helix-turn-helix transcriptional regulator/GNAT family N-acetyltransferase: MAEINHSTTLKFRKFNRFYTNVLGFLNEHIYDSPFSLTETRILFEIHNTADCTAKLIQDTLGLDRGYVSRILKRFEKENMVYKKRSEEDSRNHYIYLTSFGESIYKKLEAKANQQIENMLKHIDGRHQEKLTEAMNTIECILSEHLPPEKSAVSIRDYYISDDIKLMIEKQRAFYAETHGWDDSFLDYLHETFDAEIEKIWIAESAGRFAGCVGLVKHPGRTVQLRWFLVDAAFRHQGVGTRLLEHLIDYCKENQYERIFLWTVSTMAEARPLYEKFGFRLTEVKDETLLWGQRLREERWDAELG; this comes from the coding sequence ATGGCGGAAATCAATCATTCTACAACATTAAAATTCAGAAAGTTCAATCGATTCTATACAAATGTGCTCGGTTTTCTGAATGAACATATTTATGACAGCCCTTTTTCATTGACGGAAACCCGGATATTATTTGAAATTCACAATACGGCCGATTGTACAGCCAAACTGATTCAAGATACGCTCGGCCTGGACCGGGGCTATGTCAGCCGGATCCTGAAGCGGTTTGAAAAAGAAAATATGGTCTATAAAAAGAGAAGCGAGGAGGACAGCCGCAACCACTATATCTACTTAACCAGCTTCGGTGAATCCATTTATAAAAAGCTGGAGGCCAAAGCCAATCAACAAATCGAAAACATGCTGAAGCATATCGACGGCCGCCATCAGGAAAAGCTGACGGAGGCAATGAATACAATTGAATGCATATTGTCGGAACACCTGCCTCCCGAAAAATCGGCCGTTTCTATAAGAGATTACTATATATCGGACGATATCAAACTGATGATCGAAAAACAGCGTGCCTTCTACGCGGAGACACACGGCTGGGACGATTCATTTTTGGATTACCTTCACGAAACATTCGACGCCGAGATCGAAAAAATCTGGATCGCAGAGAGCGCCGGAAGATTCGCGGGATGTGTCGGGCTCGTCAAACACCCCGGCAGGACCGTGCAGCTCAGATGGTTTCTGGTCGACGCCGCTTTTCGGCACCAGGGAGTCGGCACACGCCTCTTGGAGCATCTCATCGATTATTGCAAAGAAAATCAGTATGAGCGGATTTTTTTATGGACGGTAAGCACGATGGCCGAAGCACGGCCTTTGTATGAAAAATTCGGATTCAGACTGACGGAAGTGAAAGACGAGACTTTATTATGGGGGCAGCGGCTCCGGGAAGAACGCTGGGATGCCGAGTTAGGCTGA